In Flavivirga abyssicola, the following are encoded in one genomic region:
- the pflA gene encoding pyruvate formate-lyase-activating protein, with translation MLLLWILNLKSCLIKTEENILRVHSIESFGTHDGPGIRMVIFLQGCKLKCLYCHNPDTIETSGGTLYHIEELVKMAVKEKPYFGKKGGVTVSGGEPLLQSKELVPFFKRLKEEGIHTNIDTNGRILNHFTEDLLDNYADLVMLDIKHMTEEGYEAITGMRNKETAFNFAKHREASGKKMWLRYVLIPEITNKPELLHQMGAYFKEYKTIEKIELQPYHKLGIHKWEALGWDYKLKDARENTKEEIDAAVEVLKNYFKEVKVN, from the coding sequence ATGCTCCTTTTGTGGATACTAAATTTAAAAAGTTGTCTTATCAAAACAGAAGAAAACATATTAAGAGTACACTCCATTGAATCCTTTGGAACACATGATGGTCCTGGAATTCGCATGGTTATTTTTTTACAGGGGTGTAAATTAAAATGTCTGTACTGTCATAATCCGGATACTATTGAAACGTCTGGAGGTACCTTATACCATATTGAAGAATTGGTGAAGATGGCAGTAAAAGAGAAACCCTATTTTGGAAAAAAAGGAGGGGTTACGGTATCTGGAGGAGAGCCTTTATTACAATCTAAAGAATTAGTGCCTTTTTTTAAAAGATTAAAAGAAGAAGGTATTCATACCAATATCGATACTAATGGTAGAATACTGAATCATTTCACAGAAGATTTATTAGATAACTACGCAGATTTAGTTATGTTGGACATTAAACATATGACAGAGGAAGGTTATGAAGCCATAACTGGGATGCGTAATAAAGAAACTGCTTTTAATTTTGCCAAGCATAGAGAAGCGTCAGGGAAAAAAATGTGGTTGCGGTATGTGTTGATACCCGAAATTACTAATAAACCTGAGCTTTTACACCAAATGGGGGCATATTTTAAAGAGTATAAAACTATTGAAAAGATTGAGCTGCAACCTTATCATAAACTAGGTATTCATAAATGGGAAGCTTTAGGTTGGGATTATAAACTTAAGGATGCACGTGAAAATACAAAAGAAGAAATCGATGCTGCAGTTGAGGTTTTAAAAAATTATTTCAAAGAAGTTAAAGTAAATTAA